In the genome of Nitrospira japonica, one region contains:
- a CDS encoding PilZ domain-containing protein yields METIRPYHRGLYRLPVSYPAMYCVLSTIGEGVIVNLSAVGCTIQTDNPLPHERSVALRLLLPDRHDSLPIELGEVRWVDGNRAGIEFTKMDRTANLRLHSFVWDLMVERIQAIQRERVTI; encoded by the coding sequence ATGGAAACCATCCGGCCCTATCATCGCGGGCTCTACCGCCTTCCGGTCAGCTATCCGGCAATGTATTGCGTACTGTCTACGATAGGAGAGGGGGTCATCGTCAACCTGTCGGCCGTAGGCTGCACGATCCAAACCGACAATCCCCTACCGCATGAACGGAGCGTCGCCCTCAGATTGCTGTTGCCGGATCGTCATGATTCTCTCCCCATTGAACTTGGCGAGGTGCGATGGGTCGACGGGAATCGCGCGGGGATCGAATTCACCAAGATGGATCGGACCGCGAACCTTCGCCTGCACAGTTTCGTGTGGGACCTGATGGTGGAACGGATCCAGGCCATTCAGCGGGAGCGGGTCACGATCTAG
- a CDS encoding alpha/beta fold hydrolase — MRWLIRFIVGMLLLALTGAAYQAVDLALDAQLYPPPGRLVDVGGHELHLRCMGEGIPTVVLESANMGWSLYWTTIQFDLARLTRVCSYDRAGLGWSERGPSPRTGRHIANELHTLLARARVSGPFILVGHSLGGFVTRLYYETHREDVAAMVLVDAHHERQFDEEEFREFIAAVRTAFPIMGAATTLGITRLMLTLDVLPPLFARQEKGAPPDIRPMLRAGWAKTRYFATMADEEASLEATASQVKRAGLLGDLPLIIVTAAGPTWWPDMPQDVDLSRFRHMWLNLQADLLKLSTNSRQVFADKSTHFVNFDQPEIIVEQVRQLIEFSRPASGPSAMRQPTMLKPESVAIPFMKPAVDP; from the coding sequence ATGCGATGGCTGATTCGTTTCATCGTCGGGATGTTGCTGCTCGCCCTAACCGGAGCGGCATACCAAGCCGTTGATCTGGCCCTGGACGCTCAACTGTATCCGCCGCCGGGAAGGCTCGTCGACGTCGGCGGACACGAACTCCATCTTCGTTGTATGGGAGAAGGCATTCCCACCGTCGTTCTCGAATCGGCCAATATGGGCTGGTCGCTTTATTGGACGACGATCCAATTCGATCTCGCCCGGCTTACGCGCGTCTGCTCTTATGATCGAGCGGGATTGGGTTGGAGCGAGCGCGGGCCGTCACCACGGACAGGCCGGCATATTGCCAACGAACTCCATACCCTGCTCGCCCGCGCGAGAGTTTCCGGACCCTTTATCCTGGTCGGCCATTCGCTCGGAGGCTTCGTAACCAGGCTGTACTACGAAACCCACAGGGAGGACGTCGCCGCGATGGTGCTGGTCGACGCTCACCACGAACGACAATTCGACGAAGAAGAGTTTCGGGAATTCATCGCTGCGGTCAGAACGGCCTTTCCAATCATGGGAGCGGCCACCACGCTCGGAATCACGCGGCTGATGCTGACATTGGATGTCCTGCCGCCGCTGTTCGCCAGACAAGAGAAAGGGGCGCCTCCGGATATTCGCCCTATGCTGCGAGCGGGTTGGGCAAAAACTCGCTATTTCGCCACCATGGCGGATGAAGAGGCGTCACTGGAAGCCACCGCCTCCCAAGTGAAGCGCGCCGGTCTGCTCGGCGACCTCCCGCTGATCATCGTCACGGCGGCGGGACCGACCTGGTGGCCCGATATGCCGCAAGACGTGGACCTTTCCAGGTTCCGCCACATGTGGTTGAATCTCCAGGCCGATCTCCTGAAGCTTTCTACCAACAGCCGTCAGGTCTTCGCGGACAAGAGCACTCACTTCGTCAACTTCGATCAGCCCGAGATCATCGTCGAACAGGTCAGACAACTGATCGAGTTCAGCCGGCCCGCATCAGGACCAAGTGCTATGCGGCAGCCCACTATGCTCAAACCCGAATCGGTCGCGATCCCGTTTATGAAGCCGGCAGTCGATCCGTGA
- a CDS encoding carbon starvation CstA family protein, producing the protein MSVMMRATWILLAVLGAVAFGFVGGLINPNEKVNGLWLVVAAACLYVLAYRFYGRWLASRVMELNDRRITPAVRLNDGVNFHPTNKVVLFGHHFAAIAGAGPLLGPVLAAQFGFLPGFLWLVVGAVLAGAVQDFIVLVASMRRNGRSLPQIAHDELGTITGTATAAAVLFIVVVALAGLGFAVVNALYHNAWGTFTIAMTIPIGFLMGFYLHRFRPGAVAEVTILGVILLVLAVLGGRVVAQSTYAWMFELDKITLVWTLAGYGLLASVLPGWMLLVPRGYLSTFMKLGVVFLLGLGVILMAPTIEMPRVTRFALGGGPIIPGSLFPFLFITIACGAVSGFHSLVSSGTTPKMIERESHARVGYGAMLLESFVGVMALIAASVLIPGDYLAINTTLSADALAALGFAPVHITELAHLVGTDIEGRPGGAVSLAVGMASIFSALPGMGGLMAYWYQFALVFEALFILTTIDTGTRVARYLVQEMMGRVYAPFRHMNWWPGALATSVLVVGAWAYLIGTGNISTIWPMFGAANQLLGTLALCIGTTVLIKMWKSPYLWVTAVPMSFVGVVTLTGSYELLGMFLSKAAKVAGREAFSLYLDAVLVVAVAMLGLVVLGDSFRQWYGYVVRKEPFTSSEVIVMAGGGSAGRAQPVIQDEEVQRGFKLPFGGCC; encoded by the coding sequence ATGTCGGTCATGATGCGTGCGACTTGGATATTGCTCGCCGTACTGGGGGCGGTGGCGTTCGGTTTCGTCGGCGGTCTTATCAATCCCAACGAAAAAGTGAACGGGCTCTGGCTCGTCGTCGCGGCGGCCTGTTTGTACGTGCTGGCCTACCGGTTCTACGGACGCTGGCTCGCCAGCAGGGTCATGGAGTTGAATGACCGGCGGATTACTCCTGCCGTCCGTTTGAATGACGGCGTGAATTTTCACCCGACCAACAAGGTTGTCCTGTTCGGGCATCACTTCGCGGCCATCGCGGGCGCCGGCCCGCTCTTGGGGCCGGTACTCGCCGCACAATTCGGGTTCCTTCCCGGGTTTCTCTGGCTCGTCGTCGGCGCGGTGCTTGCCGGAGCCGTGCAAGACTTCATCGTGCTCGTGGCTTCGATGCGACGAAACGGCCGGTCATTGCCGCAGATCGCGCACGACGAGTTGGGAACGATTACTGGAACGGCAACGGCGGCGGCGGTGCTGTTCATCGTGGTGGTCGCTCTGGCTGGGCTCGGATTTGCCGTCGTGAATGCACTGTATCACAATGCATGGGGAACGTTTACGATTGCCATGACGATTCCCATCGGATTCTTGATGGGATTTTATCTTCATCGGTTTCGCCCCGGGGCGGTTGCCGAGGTGACAATACTGGGGGTGATATTGCTGGTGCTAGCGGTGCTGGGCGGGCGCGTGGTTGCCCAGTCGACTTATGCCTGGATGTTTGAACTCGACAAGATCACGCTTGTGTGGACGCTTGCCGGGTACGGCCTCCTGGCCTCGGTGTTGCCTGGATGGATGCTATTGGTACCGCGCGGATATCTCTCCACATTCATGAAGCTCGGAGTCGTCTTCCTTTTGGGATTGGGGGTCATCCTCATGGCACCCACCATCGAAATGCCCCGGGTGACGAGATTTGCCCTCGGCGGAGGACCGATCATTCCCGGCTCCCTGTTCCCGTTCTTATTTATCACGATTGCATGCGGAGCGGTTTCCGGCTTCCATTCCCTCGTCTCGTCCGGAACGACTCCGAAGATGATCGAACGGGAATCGCATGCGAGGGTGGGGTATGGAGCCATGCTGCTGGAGAGCTTCGTCGGCGTGATGGCGCTCATTGCGGCATCCGTCCTTATTCCCGGAGATTACCTCGCGATCAACACGACACTTTCAGCCGACGCGCTGGCGGCGCTAGGATTTGCGCCCGTACACATTACTGAACTTGCTCATTTGGTAGGGACGGACATCGAGGGGCGTCCAGGTGGTGCCGTGTCGCTGGCCGTCGGTATGGCCTCGATCTTCTCCGCCTTGCCGGGCATGGGTGGCCTGATGGCCTACTGGTATCAGTTCGCGTTGGTCTTTGAGGCGCTGTTCATTTTGACGACCATCGATACGGGTACTCGGGTTGCCCGCTACCTGGTGCAAGAGATGATGGGGCGGGTCTATGCCCCTTTCCGGCACATGAACTGGTGGCCTGGGGCTCTGGCCACGAGTGTCCTGGTCGTCGGTGCTTGGGCCTATCTGATAGGGACCGGCAATATCTCGACGATCTGGCCGATGTTCGGGGCGGCCAATCAGCTCTTGGGCACGTTGGCCCTCTGCATCGGTACGACGGTTCTCATCAAGATGTGGAAATCTCCCTATCTGTGGGTGACCGCCGTGCCGATGAGCTTTGTCGGTGTCGTCACGTTGACCGGCTCCTATGAACTCCTGGGAATGTTTTTGAGCAAAGCGGCAAAGGTCGCAGGCCGTGAAGCGTTTTCTTTGTATCTGGATGCGGTACTCGTCGTGGCGGTTGCCATGTTGGGACTCGTCGTCTTGGGAGACAGTTTCAGGCAATGGTACGGATATGTCGTTCGGAAAGAACCATTTACGAGCAGCGAGGTGATCGTCATGGCCGGAGGCGGCTCTGCGGGGCGGGCACAACCGGTCATTCAGGACGAAGAGGTCCAGCGAGGCTTTAAGCTTCCGTTCGGGGGCTGCTGCTGA
- a CDS encoding YajQ family cyclic di-GMP-binding protein has product MADQFSFDIVSEVDMQELKNALDQAVKEIKQRFDFKDSKTEILLKEKEKELVVVSDDEYKLAAVQEIIKAKCVKRGVSLRAFTHGSIEPALSGTVRQISKIQSGLASDKAKEIAKSIKESKLKVQAQIQGEQVRILGKSKDELQGAIAFLRGKDFGIDIRFTNYR; this is encoded by the coding sequence ATGGCCGATCAGTTCTCGTTTGACATCGTCTCGGAAGTCGACATGCAGGAACTCAAGAATGCGCTCGATCAAGCCGTCAAGGAGATCAAACAGCGGTTCGATTTCAAAGATTCGAAAACCGAGATTCTCCTGAAAGAAAAGGAGAAGGAGTTGGTCGTCGTATCGGATGACGAGTATAAACTGGCCGCGGTTCAGGAAATCATCAAGGCGAAGTGTGTGAAGCGAGGCGTCTCTCTAAGAGCGTTTACGCATGGAAGCATCGAGCCGGCCCTCAGCGGGACGGTTCGACAGATATCGAAGATCCAAAGCGGACTCGCCTCGGACAAGGCGAAAGAGATTGCCAAATCGATCAAGGAGTCGAAGCTGAAGGTGCAGGCCCAAATCCAGGGGGAGCAAGTGCGCATTCTTGGCAAGAGCAAAGATGAACTGCAGGGAGCCATCGCGTTCCTGAGAGGAAAAGACTTCGGAATCGACATTCGGTTCACAAACTACCGGTGA
- a CDS encoding WD40/YVTN/BNR-like repeat-containing protein, producing MRLVFLLLSLVAIAGCDRSDPIVLIQLHPTNPDIMYVATNDYIYKTRDRGQTWTNLSQGMSHSRVISMAVDPTYPATVYAGTKGDAVFKSHDGGQRWVSMRSGLDDATISSVVNQFVFDPAESNHIYLATTMGVFETNNGGDNWIKKMEGMKEVLMVVTLGMDSSRPEVLYAGTSGGVYKTSNKAARWDKVNNGLVAPDMIKTSRALNVTAVVVDPFASDTVYAATLTGLYRTTDGAKSWTRIGQSLADQMIIGMIVDRTKQGVIYISGRDGIHRSEDGGSTWKTMNRGLITTNVRCIVQSSTDPKVFYAGTNGSGLYRSGDGGETWDAMPAIVPVKATP from the coding sequence ATGCGCCTCGTCTTTCTTCTGCTTTCACTCGTCGCGATCGCAGGGTGCGATCGCAGCGACCCGATTGTCCTTATCCAACTCCATCCAACGAATCCCGACATTATGTACGTGGCGACGAACGACTATATCTATAAGACGCGCGACCGGGGACAGACCTGGACGAACCTCTCGCAAGGCATGAGTCATTCGCGGGTCATTTCCATGGCCGTGGATCCCACGTATCCGGCGACCGTATATGCGGGGACAAAAGGGGACGCCGTGTTTAAGAGCCATGACGGTGGACAGCGCTGGGTTTCGATGCGCTCAGGGCTGGACGACGCCACCATCTCTTCGGTCGTGAATCAGTTCGTGTTCGATCCGGCGGAGAGCAATCACATTTATCTCGCCACCACAATGGGAGTGTTCGAGACGAATAACGGCGGGGACAATTGGATCAAGAAAATGGAAGGGATGAAAGAAGTTCTGATGGTCGTGACGCTCGGCATGGATTCCTCGAGGCCGGAAGTTCTGTATGCCGGCACGAGTGGTGGGGTCTATAAGACCTCGAACAAGGCGGCCCGCTGGGACAAGGTCAACAACGGTCTGGTCGCGCCCGATATGATCAAAACTTCCCGTGCACTCAACGTCACCGCGGTCGTCGTCGATCCGTTCGCGTCAGACACGGTATATGCCGCGACGTTAACGGGACTTTATAGAACGACGGACGGAGCGAAATCGTGGACGCGTATCGGCCAATCGCTTGCCGATCAAATGATCATTGGCATGATCGTGGATCGGACGAAGCAGGGAGTCATTTATATTTCAGGACGCGACGGGATCCATCGAAGCGAGGACGGCGGGTCGACCTGGAAGACGATGAATCGCGGGCTTATAACTACAAACGTTCGATGCATTGTCCAAAGTTCAACTGACCCCAAAGTGTTCTATGCGGGAACCAACGGGAGCGGGCTCTATCGTAGCGGGGATGGCGGGGAGACCTGGGACGCCATGCCGGCAATCGTCCCGGTCAAAGCGACGCCATGA
- the rsmH gene encoding 16S rRNA (cytosine(1402)-N(4))-methyltransferase RsmH has protein sequence MGKFSESLRHVSVMPNEIVSWLMPGPDAIVLDCTVGYCGHAESILKSSAPSGRVIGIDRDPQAIHACEVESARFGGRLQLVRGHFVDLKRHLADRGVAQVSGVLFDLGVSSPQLDEPARGFSFRAPGPLDMRMDQSVGRTAAEIVNHADEADLAKMIFEFGEERFSRRIARAIVRDRTRKPLETTEELVATIEGAVPSSYRRGRLHCATRTFQALRIAVNEELDYLEPALRDAADVLKPGGRLCVLSFHSLEDRIVKRTFRSLSDGRLTIKTKKPLRPTEEEMAHNPRSRSAKLRVAERTHEVM, from the coding sequence ATCGGGAAATTTTCTGAATCATTGAGGCATGTTTCGGTCATGCCAAATGAGATTGTTTCTTGGCTAATGCCAGGTCCCGATGCAATCGTGCTGGATTGCACGGTGGGATATTGTGGGCACGCGGAAAGCATTCTGAAATCGAGTGCGCCCAGTGGCCGAGTGATTGGAATAGATCGTGATCCCCAGGCGATTCATGCGTGCGAAGTGGAGTCCGCTCGCTTCGGGGGACGGCTCCAGTTGGTCAGGGGACATTTTGTTGATTTGAAACGGCATCTCGCCGATCGTGGTGTCGCACAAGTGAGCGGCGTGCTGTTTGATCTCGGGGTTTCGTCTCCCCAACTTGATGAGCCCGCTCGCGGGTTCAGTTTTCGGGCTCCTGGCCCCCTTGACATGCGGATGGATCAGTCCGTCGGAAGAACCGCAGCGGAGATCGTCAACCATGCGGATGAAGCGGATCTGGCCAAGATGATCTTCGAGTTCGGAGAAGAGCGGTTCTCCCGGCGGATCGCGCGGGCAATCGTGCGAGACCGGACGCGAAAGCCGCTTGAAACGACCGAAGAACTGGTTGCGACCATCGAAGGCGCCGTTCCATCGTCATATCGGCGAGGCCGTCTCCACTGTGCGACGCGGACGTTTCAAGCGCTTCGCATCGCGGTCAATGAAGAGCTGGACTATCTGGAACCCGCATTGCGCGACGCCGCCGACGTGCTGAAGCCGGGAGGGCGGCTCTGCGTACTCTCATTCCACTCGCTTGAGGATCGCATCGTCAAACGGACATTCCGTTCGCTATCCGACGGACGCCTGACCATAAAAACGAAGAAACCCTTAAGGCCAACCGAGGAAGAGATGGCGCACAATCCACGGTCCAGAAGCGCGAAGCTTCGCGTCGCGGAACGAACTCACGAGGTGATGTGA
- a CDS encoding FtsB/FtsL family cell division protein codes for MKAIMMLLGLALVFLFVWERVDVVRLGYQIERLKAQKVLLVRERDQLQVKVSTLAAPERIARVATEKLGLLPPQQGQVFLVRQQQEAPVPSSPVVEQIRVARNN; via the coding sequence ATGAAAGCAATCATGATGCTATTGGGGCTGGCGTTGGTCTTTCTCTTTGTCTGGGAGCGGGTAGACGTCGTTCGTCTTGGGTATCAGATCGAGCGATTGAAGGCCCAGAAGGTTCTGTTGGTGCGCGAGCGGGATCAGCTCCAGGTCAAGGTCTCGACACTTGCCGCTCCTGAGCGGATCGCCAGGGTGGCGACGGAGAAGCTCGGGCTGCTTCCGCCTCAGCAGGGCCAGGTTTTCCTGGTTCGTCAGCAGCAGGAGGCGCCGGTTCCTTCGTCGCCGGTTGTCGAGCAGATTCGAGTGGCACGCAACAATTAG
- a CDS encoding peptidoglycan D,D-transpeptidase FtsI family protein, which translates to MGTFSRRRYVTLCLLLVGFCGILARLVSLQVLQAAELTAKADRQHQKSVTFEGARGSVTDRHGKMLAMNMEVPSVFGVPAALESPSRTARSLSPVLHVRRDELERKLRQDKSFVWLARKVEPEQGQRLERLSLDGIGVVMEGRRFYPKGPLLSHVLGFAGMDGQGLEGLEHRYENQLHGEKRVTILQRDALGRTVFPKGLAENPPIPGSALTLTIDEVIQYIAEKELEDAVTHAHAKGGAIIVMEPQTGAILAMAVNPRFDPNAVGALTPDRWRNRALTDVYEPGSTMKVILAAAALEEKVMMPETMIFGENGRMTVANTVIHDHEKMGWMTFAQMIQKSSNIGAAKTGMALGEQRLYRHLQAFGFGQRTDIDLPGEVSGLLKTPKDWGRRSLASISMGQEIGVTPLQLVSAISALANNGVMMKPYVVSEIRDAKGMLLKEVIPQAKRRVVSPETARTLTSLLEGVVTNGTGTKAAIPGFRVAGKTGTAQKVDPKTGAYSNTLLIASFVGYVPADAPRLAIAVIIDEPQGESWGGVVSAPVFRRVGEQVLTYLGVSRDDQVKIASAGAYD; encoded by the coding sequence ATGGGCACGTTTTCCCGGAGACGGTACGTCACGCTGTGCCTGCTCCTCGTGGGGTTTTGCGGCATCCTGGCTCGGCTGGTATCTCTGCAAGTCCTGCAGGCTGCGGAACTGACCGCCAAGGCGGACCGGCAGCACCAGAAGAGCGTCACCTTTGAAGGTGCGAGAGGTTCGGTGACAGATCGCCACGGGAAGATGCTCGCAATGAATATGGAAGTGCCCTCGGTATTCGGGGTGCCGGCTGCACTGGAAAGTCCGTCTCGAACTGCGCGCTCCCTGTCCCCTGTTCTTCATGTGCGCCGCGATGAACTCGAGCGGAAATTGCGACAAGACAAAAGCTTCGTGTGGCTGGCCCGCAAAGTGGAGCCCGAACAGGGCCAACGCTTGGAGCGTTTGTCCTTGGATGGTATCGGCGTGGTCATGGAAGGGCGGCGCTTCTATCCCAAAGGTCCGCTGCTTTCGCACGTCCTCGGATTCGCCGGCATGGATGGGCAGGGGCTGGAGGGCTTGGAACACCGCTACGAAAACCAGCTCCACGGCGAGAAGCGGGTCACCATTCTCCAGCGTGACGCACTGGGCCGCACGGTTTTCCCAAAGGGATTGGCCGAGAACCCTCCGATTCCGGGCAGCGCGCTCACGTTGACCATCGATGAAGTTATTCAATACATCGCCGAAAAAGAGCTGGAAGATGCCGTCACCCACGCTCATGCCAAGGGGGGTGCCATTATCGTGATGGAACCTCAGACCGGCGCCATCCTGGCCATGGCGGTCAACCCGCGGTTCGATCCCAACGCCGTCGGCGCATTGACGCCGGATCGCTGGCGTAACCGCGCATTGACCGACGTATATGAGCCCGGCTCTACGATGAAGGTGATTCTCGCGGCGGCAGCTCTTGAAGAGAAGGTCATGATGCCCGAGACCATGATCTTCGGGGAGAACGGTCGAATGACCGTGGCCAATACGGTCATCCACGATCACGAGAAAATGGGGTGGATGACCTTTGCGCAAATGATTCAGAAATCCAGCAACATCGGCGCGGCAAAAACGGGGATGGCGTTGGGCGAACAGCGGCTCTATCGACATCTCCAGGCATTCGGATTCGGGCAGCGGACTGATATTGACCTGCCCGGTGAGGTCAGCGGCCTGCTCAAAACTCCTAAAGATTGGGGGCGTCGATCCCTGGCGTCGATTTCCATGGGGCAGGAAATCGGTGTGACTCCGTTGCAATTGGTATCTGCCATTTCGGCACTCGCCAATAACGGCGTCATGATGAAGCCCTATGTGGTGTCGGAGATCAGGGATGCGAAAGGTATGCTGCTGAAAGAGGTTATCCCCCAAGCGAAACGGCGGGTCGTATCCCCCGAAACCGCCAGGACCCTGACGTCGCTACTGGAAGGTGTCGTCACGAACGGCACCGGGACGAAAGCGGCCATCCCGGGCTTTCGCGTGGCCGGCAAGACCGGCACGGCCCAGAAGGTCGATCCGAAAACCGGAGCGTATTCGAATACGCTGCTGATTGCGTCGTTCGTCGGGTATGTGCCGGCCGATGCACCGAGGTTGGCGATCGCCGTCATTATCGATGAGCCTCAGGGGGAATCCTGGGGAGGGGTCGTTTCCGCTCCCGTGTTCCGGCGGGTGGGCGAACAGGTTCTGACGTATCTGGGCGTGTCGAGAGACGATCAGGTCAAGATCGCCTCCGCTGGGGCGTATGATTGA
- a CDS encoding UDP-N-acetylmuramoyl-L-alanyl-D-glutamate--2,6-diaminopimelate ligase, whose product MTVEDLVSAARGQMEILEQRGDLRVPIGVVTDDSRAVVPGSLFVAVKGERVDGHEFVAKALHDGAAGVIAQSPVDTGIIPLVRVADSRKALGIIGSRFYGDPSSRLTMVGVTGTNGKTTTTYLCKALLEGIGRQVGLIGTVAYQIGEEVIPASHTTPGALTLQGLLARMLKAGLNAVAMEVSSHALALDRTAGCEYDVAVFTNLTQDHLDFHSTMEEYFQSKLKLFTELGRGRKSGQRAVVNMDDPRGSQVRAACRVPVWGYGMTGTPEIKAEQVKLSLNGTNFMAATPAGTFPVDSRLVGEHNVYNLLGAIGVALHAGATCEQVREAVTQVNNVPGRFERVSAGQDFTVVVDYAHTEDALRRLLAAAHELKTHRIITVFGCGGDRDRGKRPKMGRAAVEYSDVVILTSDNPRTEDPLAILREVEVGVHEALQRRKDVEYHLIADRRDAIATAVRMARSGDMMLIAGKGHEDYQIIGTTKIHFDDREVAREAIRHLRDCA is encoded by the coding sequence ATGACGGTGGAGGACCTCGTCTCGGCGGCGCGCGGACAGATGGAGATCCTGGAGCAGCGCGGCGATCTGCGTGTGCCCATCGGCGTGGTGACGGATGATTCGAGGGCGGTGGTGCCCGGCAGTCTCTTCGTGGCGGTCAAGGGGGAACGGGTCGACGGACATGAATTCGTGGCGAAGGCATTGCACGATGGTGCGGCAGGGGTGATTGCGCAATCCCCCGTGGATACGGGGATCATTCCGCTCGTTCGCGTCGCCGATTCGCGAAAGGCGCTGGGCATCATCGGCAGCCGGTTCTATGGGGATCCGTCTTCGAGATTGACGATGGTCGGCGTCACAGGGACCAACGGTAAAACGACCACGACCTACTTGTGCAAGGCGCTCCTGGAAGGCATCGGGCGACAAGTCGGGTTGATCGGCACGGTTGCCTATCAGATTGGAGAGGAAGTCATCCCCGCCTCGCACACGACTCCTGGTGCGCTCACTTTGCAGGGGCTTTTGGCAAGAATGCTCAAGGCGGGATTGAATGCCGTGGCGATGGAAGTCTCTTCCCATGCATTGGCCCTGGACCGCACGGCCGGCTGCGAATACGACGTCGCGGTCTTCACCAATCTGACCCAGGATCATCTGGATTTTCATTCGACGATGGAAGAGTACTTTCAGAGCAAATTGAAACTCTTCACGGAGTTGGGTCGCGGCAGAAAATCAGGCCAGCGCGCGGTGGTCAACATGGACGATCCTCGAGGATCTCAGGTGCGTGCTGCGTGCCGAGTGCCAGTCTGGGGATACGGCATGACCGGAACCCCGGAAATCAAGGCCGAGCAGGTCAAGCTGTCTCTCAACGGTACGAATTTTATGGCCGCGACTCCGGCCGGGACGTTTCCCGTGGACAGTCGATTGGTGGGTGAACACAACGTCTACAACCTATTGGGAGCGATCGGTGTGGCGTTGCATGCCGGGGCGACCTGCGAACAAGTGCGCGAAGCGGTCACGCAGGTCAACAACGTTCCGGGACGGTTCGAACGGGTGTCGGCCGGTCAAGATTTTACCGTGGTCGTGGATTACGCCCATACGGAAGACGCGCTGAGACGATTGCTGGCGGCGGCGCATGAACTCAAGACCCATCGGATCATCACGGTATTCGGATGTGGCGGCGACCGTGATCGGGGAAAGCGTCCGAAGATGGGCCGCGCGGCAGTAGAATACAGCGACGTAGTCATCCTCACATCAGACAATCCACGCACCGAAGATCCTCTGGCCATTCTGCGCGAAGTTGAGGTGGGCGTCCATGAGGCGCTCCAGCGGCGCAAGGACGTGGAATATCATCTTATAGCCGACCGGCGCGATGCGATCGCGACGGCGGTTCGGATGGCTCGTTCCGGGGACATGATGCTTATCGCCGGCAAGGGCCACGAGGACTATCAAATCATCGGAACGACGAAGATTCATTTTGACGATCGCGAAGTCGCACGGGAAGCCATTCGGCACTTAAGGGATTGCGCGTGA